From one Magnetofaba australis IT-1 genomic stretch:
- a CDS encoding HU family DNA-binding protein, with translation MNLNELKRRVSERTEQDYEDVSRIISETLEVIGETLADGKTVQLLGFGTFSIGKRSAREGRNPQTGDRIRIDASQQVRFKAGQGLKLKVNPDRESE, from the coding sequence ATGAATCTGAATGAACTGAAGCGTCGCGTCAGCGAACGCACTGAACAGGACTATGAAGACGTTAGCCGCATCATCAGCGAAACTCTGGAGGTGATCGGCGAAACCCTGGCTGATGGCAAAACAGTCCAACTCCTGGGCTTTGGCACCTTCAGCATTGGAAAACGCTCCGCCCGCGAAGGCCGCAACCCGCAAACCGGCGATCGTATTCGCATCGACGCCAGCCAGCAGGTGCGCTTTAAAGCTGGCCAAGGGCTCAAGCTGAAGGTCAACCCCGACCGCGAATCAGAGTAA
- the znuB gene encoding zinc ABC transporter permease subunit ZnuB, giving the protein MEMLLDDFFWRALLAGAAIAIIGGPLGCFIVWRRMAYFGDTMAHSALLGVALGLLLDLAPMFAVAIVAVAIALLLVILQRNPRLSSDTLLGILSHAALSIGLVAISFLTFVRVDLLSYLFGDILAVSQSDLLSIVLGGALILAVLMRIWRPLLALTVSQELAQAEGVPVARTRLTFMLLIALVIALAMKVVGVLLITSLLIIPPATARRFALSPESMAILASLIGVASVVGGLSASLAWDTPSGPSIVVAATFLFILSTLRAPAQSI; this is encoded by the coding sequence ATGGAGATGTTGTTGGATGACTTCTTCTGGCGCGCCCTGCTGGCGGGCGCGGCCATCGCCATCATCGGCGGTCCGCTGGGCTGCTTTATCGTGTGGCGGCGCATGGCCTATTTCGGCGACACCATGGCGCACTCGGCGCTGTTGGGGGTGGCGTTGGGCCTACTGCTGGATCTGGCCCCCATGTTCGCCGTGGCCATCGTGGCGGTGGCCATCGCCCTGCTGCTGGTGATCCTGCAGCGCAATCCCCGTCTCTCCAGCGACACCCTGTTGGGCATCCTCTCCCACGCCGCACTCTCCATTGGCCTGGTAGCCATCAGCTTCCTCACCTTTGTGCGCGTGGATCTGCTCAGCTATCTGTTTGGCGATATCCTGGCGGTGAGTCAATCCGATCTACTCAGCATCGTGCTGGGCGGCGCGCTCATCCTGGCCGTGCTGATGCGCATCTGGCGCCCGTTGCTGGCCCTGACCGTGAGTCAGGAGTTGGCCCAGGCCGAAGGCGTCCCGGTGGCGCGTACGCGCCTGACATTTATGCTACTCATCGCCCTGGTGATCGCCCTGGCCATGAAAGTGGTGGGAGTGCTGCTGATCACCTCCCTGCTCATCATCCCTCCCGCCACCGCGCGCCGTTTCGCCCTGTCGCCGGAGTCCATGGCCATCCTCGCTTCCCTCATCGGCGTGGCGTCAGTGGTCGGCGGTCTCTCCGCTTCGCTGGCGTGGGACACCCCCTCCGGCCCCTCCATCGTGGTCGCCGCCACTTTTTTATTCATTCTGAGCACCCTGCGGGCGCCTGCCCAATCCATCTGA
- a CDS encoding ATP-binding cassette domain-containing protein: MNAAAPHTAALLTAEGLSIGFGDQTILSGVDLIIHRAEIVTLIGPNGAGKTTLLKALLGLIKPQSGRIHRTPGMSIGYAPQRMRIDPALPLNVRRLMTLTHRHDDAEILQALQETGVASRLDAPVQGLSGGEFQRALLARALLTKPDLLVLDEPTQGVDFAGEAALYRLIAQLRKHYGCAILMVSHDLHMVMSSTDRVICLNGHICCEGEPLSVARHPEFTSLFGEGLAGAYAVYTHQHDHEHAIDGHVCHTPGCAKRRQEAPQHMDADQQKDAL, encoded by the coding sequence TTGAACGCCGCTGCGCCACACACCGCAGCCTTGCTTACCGCTGAAGGGCTGAGTATCGGCTTTGGCGACCAGACCATTCTCAGTGGCGTGGACCTGATCATCCATCGCGCCGAGATCGTCACCCTCATCGGCCCCAATGGCGCTGGCAAGACCACCCTGCTCAAAGCGCTGCTGGGCTTGATCAAACCACAATCGGGCCGCATCCATCGCACCCCGGGGATGAGCATCGGCTATGCGCCGCAGCGCATGCGCATCGATCCCGCCTTGCCCCTGAACGTGCGTCGCTTGATGACCCTCACCCACCGCCATGATGACGCCGAAATTCTACAAGCTCTGCAGGAGACCGGCGTGGCCAGCCGCCTGGACGCCCCGGTGCAGGGACTCTCTGGCGGCGAGTTTCAGCGCGCGCTACTGGCCCGCGCGCTACTGACCAAACCCGATCTGTTGGTACTGGACGAACCCACTCAAGGGGTTGACTTTGCTGGCGAAGCCGCGCTCTATCGACTCATTGCGCAGCTGCGTAAACACTACGGCTGCGCCATTCTGATGGTCTCCCATGATCTGCATATGGTGATGTCCTCCACCGACCGGGTCATCTGTCTGAATGGACACATCTGTTGCGAGGGAGAACCCTTGAGCGTGGCGCGCCATCCTGAGTTCACCAGCCTGTTCGGCGAAGGGTTGGCGGGGGCCTATGCGGTCTACACCCACCAACACGATCATGAACACGCCATAGACGGCCACGTCTGCCATACCCCGGGCTGCGCCAAACGCCGCCAGGAAGCGCCGCAACACATGGATGCGGATCAACAGAAGGATGCGCTGTAA
- a CDS encoding Fur family transcriptional regulator has protein sequence MSASVVPNAPFPQPDHDHAQCMARLRQHAEKVCCERGARLTAGRARVLEILALSHAAMGAYEILDRYAEDGKRAAPATIYRALEFLLELGLIHRIASLNAYVACPARQTHDPAALLVCDACGVVSEIPSERGMESLRAQADALGFSIRALVLEAHGLCPNCRAQTPQAPGADH, from the coding sequence ATGAGCGCCAGCGTTGTCCCCAACGCGCCGTTTCCGCAACCGGATCACGACCATGCCCAGTGCATGGCGCGCTTGCGCCAACACGCTGAGAAAGTGTGCTGCGAACGTGGCGCCCGCCTTACCGCCGGACGCGCCCGCGTGTTGGAGATCCTCGCTCTCAGTCACGCCGCCATGGGCGCCTATGAGATCCTCGACCGCTATGCTGAGGATGGCAAGCGCGCCGCCCCCGCCACCATCTATCGCGCATTGGAATTTCTGTTGGAGCTGGGGCTGATCCACCGCATCGCCAGCCTCAACGCCTATGTGGCCTGTCCGGCGCGACAAACCCATGACCCGGCGGCGCTGCTGGTGTGCGACGCCTGCGGCGTGGTCAGTGAAATCCCCTCGGAACGCGGCATGGAGAGCCTGCGCGCCCAAGCCGATGCGCTGGGCTTTTCCATTCGCGCCTTGGTATTGGAGGCCCACGGCCTCTGCCCCAACTGCCGCGCGCAAACGCCCCAAGCGCCGGGAGCTGACCATTGA